The Clostridioides difficile genome has a segment encoding these proteins:
- the zapA gene encoding cell division protein ZapA — MNKVMVKIHGAEYPMVGDKSEKFMISIADFVDKEMDKITRQNPKLSLSVAAILTALNISDLLFECSDENEKLIKANEELSKKVGASNEELQLEIKSLKLTIAEKEAENRETEAKMKELIEIIENKKQEIFELSNTTEGSRAELDAYKSKIEELTAQLEESNERATIAENLASEFQNKAYDLQLKCTGLNNDNKDV; from the coding sequence ATGAACAAAGTAATGGTTAAAATCCATGGCGCTGAGTATCCAATGGTTGGAGACAAGTCAGAGAAATTTATGATTAGTATTGCTGATTTTGTTGACAAAGAAATGGATAAGATAACACGTCAAAACCCGAAATTAAGCTTATCAGTTGCTGCGATATTAACTGCATTAAATATATCAGACCTTTTATTTGAATGTTCAGATGAGAATGAGAAGTTGATTAAAGCTAATGAAGAATTGAGCAAGAAGGTTGGAGCATCTAATGAAGAGCTTCAATTAGAAATCAAATCTTTAAAGCTTACAATAGCAGAAAAAGAAGCAGAAAACCGTGAAACTGAGGCTAAGATGAAAGAGTTAATTGAGATTATAGAAAATAAAAAGCAAGAAATATTCGAACTTAGTAACACAACAGAAGGTTCTAGAGCAGAGTTAGACGCTTATAAAAGCAAAATTGAGGAGTTGACTGCTCAGCTTGAAGAATCAAATGAAAGAGCTACAATAGCAGAGAACTTAGCTTCTGAGTTTCAAAACAAAGCTTATGATTTACAGCTAAAATGTACAGGGTTAAATAATGATAATAAAGATGTATAA
- a CDS encoding HD domain-containing protein: MREEALDILFKYLETDRMRKHCYAVEAVMKDLAKRLEPEKEEKWAVAGLLHDLDSDIVGRKPGEICEGHATTTVELLKKENFGDEEMYRAILGHHDGMGVTRTSLMEKAIYAADPITGFITAIALVYPDKKLTSVKTKSVIKRMKETRFASNVNRDAMRSIEDIGIPFDEFAELSLNAMKNISDVLESNENE; the protein is encoded by the coding sequence ATGAGAGAAGAAGCTTTAGACATTTTATTTAAGTATTTAGAAACTGATAGAATGAGAAAACATTGCTATGCAGTTGAAGCAGTTATGAAAGATTTAGCCAAAAGACTAGAACCAGAAAAAGAAGAAAAATGGGCAGTTGCAGGCCTTTTACATGATTTAGATTCAGATATAGTTGGAAGAAAGCCAGGAGAAATCTGTGAAGGTCATGCAACAACAACTGTAGAACTTCTTAAAAAAGAAAATTTTGGTGATGAAGAAATGTATAGAGCAATACTTGGTCATCATGATGGTATGGGAGTTACAAGAACTAGCCTAATGGAAAAAGCTATATATGCAGCAGACCCTATAACTGGCTTTATAACTGCAATAGCTTTAGTTTATCCAGATAAAAAACTTACAAGTGTAAAGACAAAATCTGTAATTAAAAGAATGAAAGAAACAAGATTTGCTTCAAATGTAAATAGAGATGCGATGAGAAGTATAGAAGATATAGGTATTCCATTTGATGAATTTGCAGAGCTTTCTCTTAATGCAATGAAGAATATCAGTGATGTACTTGAAAGCAATGAAAATGAGTAA
- a CDS encoding 8-oxo-dGTP diphosphatase: MKLTTICYIEKDGQTLMLYRNKKKDDVHEGKYVGVGGKFEQGETPEECIIREVKEETGLTLKSLTYKGLITFPKFKAEEDWYMFLYFSDEFEGTLSEKDLDDCKEGKLLWVDNDKIFDLNMWEGDRLFLDWAKTGKIFSAKITYDNGKLKDYSVNFLD; the protein is encoded by the coding sequence ATGAAACTTACGACTATTTGTTATATAGAAAAAGATGGTCAGACTTTAATGTTGTATAGAAATAAAAAGAAAGATGATGTACATGAAGGTAAATATGTAGGTGTTGGTGGAAAATTTGAGCAGGGAGAAACACCTGAGGAATGTATAATCAGAGAAGTTAAAGAAGAAACTGGTCTTACTCTTAAGTCATTAACATATAAAGGATTGATAACTTTTCCAAAATTTAAAGCTGAAGAAGATTGGTATATGTTTTTGTATTTTTCAGATGAATTTGAAGGAACTTTATCTGAGAAAGATTTAGATGATTGTAAAGAAGGCAAATTACTTTGGGTTGATAATGATAAAATATTTGACTTAAATATGTGGGAAGGTGACAGGTTATTTTTAGATTGGGCTAAAACAGGCAAAATTTTTAGTGCAAAGATAACATATGATAATGGTAAATTGAAAGATTACAGTGTAAATTTCTTAGATTAA
- a CDS encoding DUF3656 domain-containing protein, whose protein sequence is MKKIELLAPVGSFDSLKAAVQNGANAVYLGGKDFSARASANNFDRNELVEAVKYCHIRGVQVFVTVNTLIKQYEIDDFVEYVKFLYDINIDALIVQDIGMARLIKKLLPDFELHASTQMVAHSLEDVKYLQSVGFDRVVLARELNVDEIKWICENTTVDIEVFVHGALCVCYSGQCLMSSMIGNRSGNRGRCAQPCRQKYELIDINTGEVVNSNGDYLLSPRDLSTIEDLDKIIQAGVLSLKIEGRMKKPEYVATVVSGYREAINEFISKNKINISEEIINNLYTIFNRKFTKGYILGEVGKDIMNSDRPNNQGLYVGKVLDHNRKTKRLRVILENTLKKGDGINLGGGTIGRIIKDKEITTIAHKGDLIELDFIGEAKRNQLIFKTSDSELMDKVQSTFQQDKELIKTNINAKVSIKLGKKPVLSISDFCGNKAVIEGEKAAEKAIKVALSEEKIGTQIQKLGNTPYKLKDIEIDLDEGVSMPISILNQMRRDCIELLDEERIKIKDRKFKEIKLKYSPTKINRHKEFNRVPKLRVKVKNLEQLKAVLKYNVDLIYYEDINTLSKALEMVSSISKDSINLSTNLSLNMDNVNASLNIDIVNDSSEKAHSFEDRLIYSAPRIIRNREYKQFEVLDNIKGLNKIQVGNWGSMNYFKDKNLNIDCYLNTFNSESINHFKDAGASTVCLSQELNLSEIEQTLKYTDAEIEAVVYGYTPMMVTEYCPMGVVVRDCKKDKRVAKCKESSYALRDFTDASYRITQDIFCRSTIYNSRVTCMLDNLYELDEIGVDVFRIDFTVENSEMVEKVIEAHIEVLNNNYRLGEKATNLYKQLEEIGTVAGHYYKGVE, encoded by the coding sequence ATGAAAAAAATAGAATTACTTGCACCAGTTGGCTCTTTTGATTCATTGAAAGCAGCAGTACAAAATGGGGCAAATGCTGTGTACTTAGGTGGAAAAGACTTTAGTGCTAGAGCATCTGCAAACAACTTTGATAGAAATGAGTTGGTTGAAGCTGTTAAATATTGTCACATAAGAGGAGTACAAGTATTTGTCACTGTAAATACATTGATAAAACAGTATGAGATAGATGATTTTGTCGAGTATGTAAAATTTTTATATGATATAAATATTGATGCATTAATAGTTCAAGATATAGGTATGGCAAGGCTTATAAAAAAATTACTACCTGATTTTGAATTACATGCAAGTACTCAAATGGTAGCTCACTCACTAGAGGATGTAAAATACCTTCAAAGTGTGGGATTTGATAGAGTAGTCTTGGCAAGAGAATTAAATGTTGATGAGATAAAATGGATTTGTGAAAATACAACTGTAGATATAGAAGTATTTGTACATGGGGCTTTATGTGTATGTTATTCAGGTCAATGTCTTATGAGTAGCATGATAGGAAACAGGTCTGGAAATAGAGGTAGATGTGCACAGCCATGTAGACAAAAATATGAGTTAATAGATATAAATACAGGTGAAGTAGTAAATAGTAATGGAGATTATTTATTAAGCCCTAGAGATTTAAGTACTATAGAAGACTTAGATAAAATAATCCAAGCAGGAGTATTATCTCTAAAAATTGAAGGAAGAATGAAAAAACCAGAATATGTAGCTACTGTAGTTTCAGGGTATAGAGAAGCGATTAATGAGTTTATAAGTAAGAATAAAATAAATATTTCTGAGGAAATAATAAATAATTTGTATACTATCTTCAATCGAAAGTTTACTAAAGGATATATATTAGGTGAAGTTGGTAAGGATATAATGAATTCTGATAGACCTAACAATCAAGGTCTATATGTTGGAAAAGTTTTAGACCATAATAGAAAAACAAAGAGACTTAGAGTGATACTAGAGAATACACTTAAAAAAGGAGATGGAATCAACTTAGGTGGAGGGACTATTGGAAGAATTATAAAAGATAAAGAGATAACTACAATAGCACACAAAGGAGATTTAATTGAATTAGATTTTATTGGAGAAGCAAAGAGAAATCAACTCATATTTAAGACTTCAGATAGTGAGTTAATGGACAAAGTACAGTCTACATTTCAGCAGGATAAAGAGCTTATAAAAACTAACATAAATGCAAAAGTAAGTATTAAACTGGGCAAAAAACCAGTGCTTTCTATAAGTGATTTTTGTGGGAATAAGGCGGTTATAGAGGGAGAAAAGGCAGCTGAAAAAGCTATAAAAGTTGCTTTAAGCGAAGAAAAAATCGGAACACAGATTCAAAAGCTCGGGAATACTCCTTATAAATTAAAAGATATAGAAATTGATTTAGACGAAGGTGTAAGTATGCCTATAAGCATATTAAATCAAATGAGAAGAGATTGTATTGAGCTTTTGGATGAAGAAAGAATAAAAATAAAAGATAGAAAATTTAAGGAAATTAAATTAAAATACAGTCCAACTAAAATAAATCGACATAAAGAATTTAATAGAGTTCCTAAACTTAGAGTTAAAGTTAAGAATTTAGAGCAATTAAAAGCAGTACTAAAGTATAATGTAGATTTAATTTATTATGAAGATATAAATACTTTGTCTAAAGCTTTAGAAATGGTTTCAAGTATTTCTAAAGACTCGATTAATTTAAGTACAAATTTAAGTTTAAATATGGATAATGTAAATGCTTCATTAAATATAGATATTGTAAATGATTCAAGTGAAAAAGCACATAGTTTTGAAGATAGATTAATCTATTCAGCACCAAGAATTATTAGAAATAGAGAATACAAGCAATTTGAAGTATTAGATAACATAAAAGGACTTAATAAAATTCAAGTTGGTAATTGGGGTTCTATGAATTATTTTAAAGATAAAAATCTAAATATAGATTGCTATTTGAATACTTTTAATAGTGAAAGTATAAACCACTTTAAAGATGCAGGAGCAAGTACAGTTTGTTTATCACAAGAGTTGAATTTAAGTGAAATTGAGCAAACATTGAAATATACAGATGCAGAGATTGAAGCCGTAGTATATGGATACACACCTATGATGGTCACAGAATATTGTCCTATGGGAGTTGTTGTTAGAGATTGTAAAAAAGACAAGAGAGTTGCTAAATGTAAGGAGAGTAGTTATGCTCTAAGAGATTTTACAGATGCAAGTTATAGGATAACACAAGATATATTCTGTAGAAGTACTATCTACAATTCAAGGGTCACTTGTATGTTAGACAATCTTTATGAATTAGATGAGATTGGTGTAGATGTATTTAGAATAGATTTTACAGTGGAAAATAGTGAAATGGTAGAAAAAGTTATTGAAGCTCACATTGAGGTTTTAAATAATAATTATAGACTTGGAGAAAAAGCTACTAATTTATATAAGCAATTGGAGGAAATTGGAACAGTTGCAGGACACTACTATAAAGGTGTAGAATAG
- a CDS encoding DUF1275 domain-containing protein — MTKDSQMSESFFLCALLAITGGFLDIYTYVVRGKVFANAQTGNIVLFGLNIAEGNIKKSFYYFIPILAFILGVLIAEQIRKHFKNSRKIHWRQVIIGIEMITILIVSFIPQGKFNMFVNVAISFICSMQVESFRKVNGNTFATTMCTGNLRSATETLFHYVQTKNIFMIKKSLQYYAIIVFFIFGAILGTIFTKIFVEKSILICFFILSVVFIVMFINKDDSFNLN, encoded by the coding sequence ATGACAAAAGATAGCCAGATGTCTGAATCATTCTTCTTATGTGCGTTACTAGCAATAACAGGAGGATTTTTAGATATTTATACTTATGTAGTAAGAGGAAAGGTCTTTGCTAATGCACAGACTGGAAATATAGTCTTATTTGGTCTTAATATAGCAGAAGGTAATATAAAAAAATCTTTTTATTATTTTATTCCTATTTTGGCTTTTATTTTAGGAGTGTTGATAGCAGAACAAATAAGAAAGCATTTTAAAAATAGTAGAAAAATTCATTGGCGACAAGTTATTATTGGAATTGAAATGATTACTATACTTATTGTTTCTTTTATTCCTCAAGGAAAATTTAATATGTTTGTAAATGTTGCTATTTCTTTTATTTGTTCAATGCAAGTTGAGAGTTTTAGAAAGGTAAATGGCAACACATTTGCAACAACAATGTGTACTGGTAATTTAAGAAGTGCTACAGAAACACTATTTCATTATGTGCAAACCAAAAATATTTTTATGATAAAGAAAAGTTTGCAGTACTATGCTATTATTGTATTCTTTATTTTTGGAGCTATTCTAGGGACTATTTTTACAAAGATTTTTGTAGAAAAATCCATATTAATATGTTTCTTTATTTTATCAGTAGTATTTATAGTTATGTTTATCAATAAAGATGACTCGTTTAATTTAAATTAA
- the pheT gene encoding phenylalanine--tRNA ligase subunit beta — MLVSLKWLRDYVDIDMDVKEFADKMTMTGTKVETIDYYGEEVENILVGKILEIKQHPNADKLVITKVDVGDKVVQIVTGATNISEGDYIPVAINGSKLPGGVEITQTDFRGELSDGMMCSAAELGIDEHYIEEYKRGGIYILDHEDSYELGKDIKDVLGLKDALIDFELTSNRPDCKCMMGIAREAAATIGTKVKYPEIEVKESDEEIDFKVEIDNPDLCRRYVARMVTDVKIEPSPYWMQRRLTEAGVRPISNIVDITNFVMLELGQPLHAFDINQVETGRIVVRTAKDGEKLVTLDDVERTLDKDMLVITNGEKSLGLAGVMGGANSEITDKTKTVLFESANFKPENIRMTAKKVGIRSEASSRNEKALDPNLAELAANRAVQLVEMLGAGKVLKGTVDVYPNKPEPKKLVVNPQRINHLLGVDVPMEQFVGILESLEFGCNLIADDKLEVDVPSFRTDMEQEADVWEEIARIYGFENIPSVQLEGNTTAGVKTPQQKFMEALKNNSTAVGLNEILTYSFVSPKGVEKIRVPEGNIKRNFVKLINPLGEETSVMRTTLIPNMLDVLSTNISHKIEEVSAFECGHIFIPQDSELPMEANRMCVGMYGKDVDFFALKGAIETVLVNVGFKDYEIEPQDNNTTFHPGRCAKIVYNNKYVGTLGELHPDVIENYNLGQRVYVAEIDIDFVFDNSDRTKNYVPLPKYPSTSRDIALIVKDDVFVKQIEDIIKENGQGLVESYKLFDVYKGSQIEAGYKSIAYSITYRSKDKTLTDEEVAKVHDKILSELSEKLNANLRSN, encoded by the coding sequence ATGTTAGTATCTTTAAAATGGCTTAGAGACTATGTTGATATAGACATGGATGTAAAAGAGTTCGCTGATAAAATGACAATGACAGGGACTAAAGTTGAAACAATAGATTATTATGGTGAAGAAGTAGAAAATATATTGGTTGGAAAGATTTTAGAAATAAAACAACATCCAAATGCTGATAAGTTAGTTATAACTAAAGTAGATGTTGGAGATAAAGTTGTTCAAATAGTTACAGGAGCTACAAATATATCAGAAGGAGATTATATTCCAGTAGCTATAAATGGTTCTAAATTGCCTGGAGGAGTTGAAATTACACAAACTGACTTCAGAGGTGAATTATCAGATGGTATGATGTGTTCAGCAGCTGAATTAGGTATAGATGAACATTATATTGAAGAATACAAAAGAGGTGGTATATATATTTTAGACCACGAAGACTCTTATGAATTAGGAAAAGATATAAAAGATGTTTTAGGATTAAAAGATGCTTTAATAGATTTTGAATTAACTTCAAACAGACCTGACTGCAAATGTATGATGGGTATAGCTAGGGAAGCAGCTGCAACTATAGGAACAAAAGTAAAATATCCTGAAATAGAAGTAAAAGAAAGTGATGAAGAAATAGACTTCAAAGTTGAGATAGATAATCCAGATTTATGTAGAAGATATGTTGCTAGAATGGTAACTGATGTAAAAATAGAACCTTCTCCATATTGGATGCAAAGAAGACTTACAGAAGCAGGTGTAAGACCTATAAGCAACATAGTTGATATAACAAACTTTGTAATGTTAGAGCTTGGTCAACCACTTCATGCCTTTGATATAAATCAAGTAGAAACAGGAAGAATAGTAGTAAGAACTGCTAAAGATGGAGAAAAGCTTGTAACATTAGATGATGTTGAAAGAACATTAGACAAAGATATGTTAGTTATAACAAATGGAGAAAAATCACTTGGTCTAGCTGGTGTAATGGGTGGTGCAAACTCAGAAATAACTGACAAGACGAAAACTGTACTTTTTGAAAGTGCCAATTTCAAACCAGAAAACATAAGAATGACAGCGAAAAAAGTGGGAATTAGGTCAGAAGCATCTTCAAGAAATGAAAAAGCCTTAGACCCTAATCTTGCAGAACTAGCAGCAAATAGAGCTGTACAACTTGTTGAAATGTTAGGGGCAGGAAAAGTATTAAAAGGAACTGTTGATGTATATCCAAATAAACCAGAGCCTAAAAAACTAGTGGTAAATCCTCAAAGAATCAACCATCTTTTAGGTGTAGATGTACCAATGGAACAATTTGTTGGAATTTTAGAATCATTAGAGTTTGGATGTAATTTAATTGCTGATGATAAGCTAGAAGTAGATGTACCAAGCTTCAGAACAGATATGGAACAAGAAGCTGATGTATGGGAAGAAATAGCTAGAATCTATGGATTTGAAAATATACCTTCTGTACAATTAGAAGGAAATACAACAGCAGGAGTTAAAACTCCACAACAAAAATTCATGGAAGCACTAAAAAATAATTCAACTGCTGTAGGATTAAATGAAATATTAACGTATTCATTTGTAAGCCCTAAGGGAGTTGAAAAGATAAGAGTGCCAGAAGGTAATATAAAGAGAAACTTTGTTAAGTTGATAAATCCACTAGGAGAAGAAACTTCTGTAATGAGAACTACTTTAATACCAAATATGTTAGATGTTTTATCAACTAATATATCTCATAAAATAGAAGAAGTATCAGCATTTGAGTGTGGACATATATTTATACCACAAGATTCAGAACTTCCTATGGAAGCAAATAGAATGTGTGTAGGTATGTATGGTAAAGATGTAGATTTCTTTGCATTAAAAGGAGCTATAGAAACTGTACTTGTTAATGTAGGATTTAAAGATTATGAAATTGAACCTCAAGATAATAATACTACCTTCCACCCTGGTAGATGTGCTAAAATAGTGTATAATAATAAATATGTAGGTACATTAGGTGAATTGCATCCAGATGTTATAGAAAACTACAATCTAGGGCAAAGAGTTTATGTTGCTGAAATAGATATTGATTTTGTATTCGATAATTCTGATAGAACAAAGAATTATGTACCATTACCAAAATATCCATCTACATCAAGAGATATAGCTCTTATTGTTAAGGATGATGTATTTGTAAAACAAATAGAAGATATAATAAAGGAAAATGGTCAAGGATTAGTAGAAAGCTACAAATTATTTGATGTTTACAAAGGTTCTCAAATAGAAGCTGGATATAAATCAATTGCATATTCAATAACTTATAGAAGCAAAGATAAGACTCTAACAGATGAAGAAGTAGCTAAGGTGCATGATAAGATATTAAGTGAATTAAGCGAAAAATTGAATGCTAACTTAAGATCAAATTAA
- a CDS encoding nitroreductase family protein, translated as MIDINLDKCVGCGMCESDCLVNAIRVREDKAKVKNSLCINCGHCMAICPTDAIGMQGFDKNEVLEFSHENFDLEPEKLLNFIKFRRSIRSYKDIEVEEEKIKNIVEAGRYTPTGGNRQPIRYILVKEKLKDVKELAIEGLYNLALNTDDEDPVRSIYKNTFKRMHKRYKEEGYDSLFYDAPLLMVVVGDTSLGGSVYVDGGLAASNMELMAYSQGLGMCYNGFFVMASNVEPKLKGLLGMTDNEAVITSFILGYPSVKYKRTVNRNTAKFEIR; from the coding sequence ATGATAGACATAAATTTAGACAAATGTGTAGGATGTGGTATGTGTGAGTCAGACTGCCTTGTAAATGCAATAAGAGTTAGAGAAGATAAAGCAAAGGTAAAAAATAGCCTCTGTATTAATTGTGGTCACTGTATGGCGATATGTCCAACAGATGCAATAGGAATGCAGGGGTTTGATAAAAATGAAGTATTAGAATTCAGTCATGAAAATTTTGATTTAGAGCCTGAAAAATTGCTAAACTTTATCAAATTTAGAAGAAGTATAAGAAGTTATAAGGACATAGAGGTAGAAGAAGAAAAAATAAAAAATATAGTAGAAGCAGGAAGATATACACCAACAGGTGGAAATAGACAACCTATAAGATACATATTAGTAAAAGAAAAACTAAAAGATGTAAAAGAATTAGCAATAGAAGGGCTTTATAACTTGGCATTAAATACTGATGATGAAGACCCTGTACGTTCTATATATAAAAATACATTTAAGAGAATGCACAAAAGATATAAAGAAGAAGGATATGACTCTCTATTTTATGATGCACCATTACTTATGGTAGTTGTTGGTGATACTTCTTTAGGGGGAAGTGTATACGTAGATGGTGGATTAGCCGCTTCTAATATGGAGCTTATGGCTTATTCTCAAGGATTAGGAATGTGCTACAATGGATTTTTTGTTATGGCATCAAATGTAGAGCCAAAATTAAAGGGCTTATTGGGAATGACTGATAATGAAGCAGTTATAACTTCATTTATATTGGGATACCCAAGTGTAAAATATAAGAGAACTGTAAATAGAAATACTGCTAAATTTGAAATAAGATAG
- a CDS encoding transporter substrate-binding domain-containing protein: MNSKKLLLLIIVIASIFTSCIFPFNVNALGSDNRTIRVAYPIQKGLTELDEQGKYSGYSYEYLLEIAQYTGWNYEFVQVSGDVNEILIKLMKMLEKGEIDIMGGMLYNEQMEKLYNYAGNSYGVVNTVLQVLHENTAIDSINSKTMKEIRVAVIENSDTRIKELNEYCKMNSISPRLVNCKTSEEQLQALKDGKADALLNVSMNPIEGVRTIAKFSPKPFYFVTPKGSTDLTQRLNSAINNIEQTDPYFSAALYEKYFTPENNKMLLSDKETTYIKNIDTLKVGVLLNKPPFQNIDKKTNKLNGISIDLLNHISDKTRLKFELVPVKYQEDLDKMTKNHEIDIVAGMIYNYEDSRKHNVTMSRPFVSTQYIMMINNKLNENSLDGKRLALPKWTSYDNHFNGDVIWYDTLEECIEAVNKGYADYTYGEGYSIQYYINQPKYKNVRLVPQTYESQSICFGVVNPSKEELLSIFNKAIISIPSEKMQSIIYQNTTYRQDFSLLYIMQQNPVETILIVASLLLCIIGGMAWSLRTRTSMNQKISLELKKHTEVYEMASEYFFEYDYKQDKLIVSMKGKGISTYYSKSDNSALSEIEIEYNKKFFDVIKSQENGTTEMYSICSDGGCHWIRITSKIIYSDKKIPVYVIGKISNIDSEKEEKERLLDKAQKDGLTNIFNAAYIRKLTAESLSNLSPDKNGALLILDIDYFKSINDTYGHLIGDKILIDVAKVLDRSFEKDNIVGRLGGDEFSVYIRDIINKKELVNKCNEVYKQIHLIKLPNGKSVSISMGVVITKYGQKYDELYQMADDALYDSKKQGRDKYKIVEV, encoded by the coding sequence GTGAATTCAAAAAAATTGCTTTTATTAATTATTGTAATTGCATCTATATTCACTTCTTGCATATTTCCTTTTAATGTCAATGCTCTAGGTAGTGATAATCGTACTATTCGAGTTGCTTATCCTATTCAAAAAGGTCTAACTGAACTAGATGAGCAAGGTAAGTACTCTGGATATTCATATGAATACTTGCTAGAAATAGCACAATATACTGGATGGAATTATGAATTTGTTCAAGTATCTGGGGATGTAAATGAAATTCTCATAAAACTAATGAAAATGTTAGAAAAAGGAGAGATTGATATAATGGGAGGCATGTTATACAATGAACAGATGGAAAAATTGTATAATTATGCGGGGAATAGTTATGGAGTAGTAAATACAGTATTACAAGTATTACATGAAAATACAGCTATTGATAGTATAAATTCAAAAACTATGAAAGAAATTCGTGTTGCAGTAATAGAGAATTCTGACACTAGGATTAAGGAATTAAATGAATATTGCAAGATGAATTCAATATCACCAAGATTAGTGAATTGTAAGACAAGTGAAGAACAATTACAAGCACTAAAGGATGGTAAAGCAGATGCACTGCTTAATGTGAGTATGAACCCAATTGAAGGTGTGCGTACTATAGCTAAATTCTCACCAAAGCCATTCTATTTTGTTACACCTAAAGGAAGTACAGACTTAACTCAAAGGCTCAATTCAGCAATTAATAATATTGAACAGACAGACCCATATTTTTCAGCTGCTTTATATGAAAAATATTTTACACCAGAAAATAACAAGATGCTTTTGTCTGATAAAGAAACTACATATATTAAGAATATAGATACATTAAAAGTTGGAGTACTTTTAAATAAACCACCATTTCAAAATATAGATAAAAAAACAAATAAATTAAATGGTATATCAATTGATTTATTAAATCATATATCTGATAAAACTAGATTGAAATTTGAACTGGTGCCTGTAAAGTACCAAGAGGATTTGGATAAAATGACTAAAAATCATGAAATTGATATTGTTGCAGGGATGATTTATAATTATGAAGATTCTCGTAAACATAATGTGACTATGTCTCGGCCATTTGTTTCGACTCAGTATATTATGATGATTAATAATAAATTAAATGAGAATAGCTTAGATGGAAAACGTCTAGCTTTGCCTAAATGGACTAGTTATGATAATCATTTTAATGGAGATGTCATATGGTATGATACTTTGGAAGAGTGTATAGAAGCTGTCAATAAGGGGTATGCAGATTATACTTATGGAGAAGGATATTCTATACAGTATTATATTAATCAACCTAAGTATAAAAACGTACGTTTAGTTCCACAGACTTATGAATCACAAAGTATTTGCTTTGGGGTAGTTAACCCAAGTAAGGAAGAATTATTGAGTATATTTAATAAAGCCATTATAAGTATTCCATCAGAAAAGATGCAATCAATTATTTATCAAAATACTACATATAGACAGGATTTTTCACTGCTTTATATTATGCAACAAAATCCAGTTGAGACTATTTTAATAGTTGCCAGTTTGTTACTTTGTATTATTGGGGGTATGGCATGGAGCTTGCGTACACGTACAAGTATGAATCAGAAAATATCTTTGGAACTTAAAAAGCATACTGAAGTGTACGAAATGGCAAGTGAATACTTTTTTGAATATGATTATAAACAAGATAAACTTATAGTTTCTATGAAAGGAAAAGGAATTAGCACTTATTATAGTAAGAGTGATAATAGTGCGCTGAGTGAGATTGAAATAGAATATAATAAAAAGTTTTTTGATGTAATCAAGTCGCAGGAAAATGGAACTACTGAAATGTATTCTATCTGCTCTGATGGTGGTTGTCACTGGATTAGAATTACCTCAAAAATAATTTATAGTGATAAAAAAATACCAGTATATGTAATTGGAAAAATATCCAATATTGATTCTGAAAAAGAGGAAAAAGAGAGGTTACTTGATAAGGCTCAAAAAGATGGTCTAACAAATATTTTTAATGCGGCATATATTAGAAAGTTAACCGCAGAAAGTTTATCAAATTTATCTCCTGATAAAAATGGAGCTTTGTTAATTTTAGATATTGATTATTTTAAGTCTATTAATGATACTTATGGGCATTTAATTGGAGATAAAATATTAATTGATGTTGCAAAAGTACTTGATAGAAGTTTTGAAAAAGATAATATTGTAGGTCGATTGGGTGGAGATGAGTTTAGTGTCTATATTAGAGACATAATAAATAAGAAAGAACTTGTCAATAAATGTAATGAAGTATATAAACAAATTCACCTTATAAAACTGCCAAATGGAAAAAGCGTATCTATAAGTATGGGTGTAGTGATAACAAAATATGGACAGAAATATGATGAATTATATCAAATGGCAGATGATGCTCTTTACGATTCTAAGAAGCAAGGAAGAGATAAATATAAAATAGTAGAGGTATGA